Proteins encoded by one window of Chondromyces crocatus:
- a CDS encoding SAM-dependent methyltransferase — translation MAFSLTALLDDASAYILLQRAVGAHLARHACIEALAPRPGDHILDIGCGPAYYLDRLPRCDYHGFDTDERYIAHARRQFGDRAKFFDEPYTEARRAELPRFEGVLLMGLLHHLDDRESDELLDLVGRSLAPGGRVVSLDTVLFDDQSRLSRFLAKNDRGLFVRSPEAFRSLARHRFGRVEDRLLGDTLRMPAAHFMMVLSEPLQPQADE, via the coding sequence ATGGCTTTCTCCCTCACCGCCCTCCTCGACGACGCCTCGGCGTACATCCTGTTGCAGCGCGCCGTGGGCGCTCACCTCGCACGCCACGCCTGCATCGAGGCGCTCGCCCCCCGCCCTGGCGATCACATCCTCGATATCGGCTGCGGCCCCGCCTATTACCTCGATCGGCTCCCCCGCTGCGACTACCACGGCTTCGACACCGACGAGCGCTACATCGCCCATGCGCGCCGGCAGTTCGGCGACCGCGCGAAGTTCTTCGACGAGCCCTACACCGAAGCGCGCCGCGCCGAGCTCCCGCGCTTCGAAGGCGTCCTGCTCATGGGCCTCCTGCATCACCTCGACGACCGGGAGAGCGACGAGCTGCTCGATCTCGTCGGCCGCTCCCTCGCCCCCGGGGGCCGGGTCGTCTCGCTCGACACCGTCCTCTTCGACGACCAGAGCCGCCTCTCCCGCTTCCTGGCAAAGAACGACCGCGGCCTCTTCGTGCGCTCTCCCGAAGCTTTCCGGTCCCTCGCCCGTCACCGCTTCGGCCGTGTCGAGGACCGGCTGCTCGGCGACACCCTGCGCATGCCCGCGGCCCATTTCATGATGGTGCTCTCCGAGCCGCTCCAGCCTCAGGCCGACGAGTGA
- a CDS encoding DUF2079 domain-containing protein, producing MRARLRNHVSAALTRIDNAADQAVQAGRTWLLWPFFYAITAGSGLWMLTHRDKLPQVATNKLGAETAAQMALWVGITMAVLVAVYAAFAVAHRVRTGRFHLLETIGDLNRRLRFLLALPFAPALALHKIEVDKPELTYFLAAICAGILGWTVYGWSKPARLAEDDARDARDPEPPAPRPLAARITAALSVTALWAGYSLFFSRLSITNHHALNTRAIDLGYYDNIFYQSIHGRPLACTLIRGGWHGSAHFDPLLVLLSPLYLLYPRAESILVLQAVWVGAGVIPLYLLGMEKLGKRWPSFVIALLYALYPALHGATMYEFHSLTLLTPLILWVLYFLERGWLRAYALMLVPTLLLREDVPLLLCFVGVYAILTRRPGYARVGWATILASVIYFIVVKRFIMPSPGVFMSGKNALSYAYYYEDLIPNKNGVGGLIVSVLSNPSFVLKHVFAEPKVRYFLTLFLPLTFLPFFARTGRFMLAYGLLFCFLASRTAVFSPAFQYSSVIMPIAFALVPMALRQIEDSRAPAALGLDARRLSRAWLGAALMASLLLSWKFGGLVPNEAFRGGFGRVARSLTDAQRETHTWLREQVDSLPNGASVGVTNRTGPHASNRKDVYFYPGQGTVYDWLLIDEGEFKEADRTKHSTRVQRGDYRLVSRHKSTKFALYERNKDAKAEPPPPATASPTSAATAAPRPSVKLPTSPKGAADKPEEPATEEGPEEPPGGE from the coding sequence GTGCGGGCCCGCCTACGGAATCACGTCTCGGCCGCGCTCACGCGCATCGACAACGCCGCCGATCAAGCCGTCCAAGCAGGCCGCACCTGGCTGCTCTGGCCGTTCTTCTACGCCATCACCGCGGGCTCCGGCCTGTGGATGCTCACCCACCGCGACAAGCTCCCGCAGGTCGCCACGAACAAGCTCGGCGCCGAGACCGCCGCGCAGATGGCGCTCTGGGTCGGCATCACGATGGCCGTGCTCGTCGCCGTCTACGCCGCCTTCGCCGTGGCGCACCGCGTCCGCACCGGTAGGTTCCACCTCCTCGAGACCATCGGCGATCTCAACCGACGGCTCCGCTTCCTTCTCGCGCTCCCCTTCGCCCCCGCCCTCGCGCTCCACAAGATCGAGGTCGACAAGCCCGAACTCACCTACTTCCTCGCCGCCATCTGCGCCGGCATCCTCGGCTGGACGGTCTACGGCTGGTCGAAGCCGGCCCGCCTCGCCGAGGACGACGCGCGGGACGCGCGGGATCCCGAACCGCCTGCGCCGCGCCCCCTTGCCGCCCGCATCACCGCGGCCCTCTCGGTCACCGCGCTCTGGGCCGGCTACAGCCTGTTCTTCTCGCGGCTCTCGATCACCAACCACCACGCGCTCAACACGCGCGCCATCGACCTCGGCTACTACGACAACATCTTCTATCAGTCGATCCACGGCCGCCCCCTCGCCTGCACCTTGATCCGCGGCGGCTGGCACGGCTCGGCGCACTTCGACCCGCTCCTCGTCCTCCTCTCCCCGCTCTACCTGCTCTACCCCCGCGCCGAGTCCATCCTCGTGCTGCAGGCGGTGTGGGTCGGCGCGGGCGTCATCCCGCTGTACCTGCTCGGCATGGAGAAGCTCGGCAAGCGATGGCCCAGCTTCGTCATCGCGCTCCTCTACGCCCTGTACCCGGCGCTGCACGGGGCGACCATGTACGAGTTCCACTCGCTCACGCTCCTCACGCCGCTCATCCTCTGGGTGCTGTACTTCCTGGAGCGCGGCTGGCTGCGGGCGTATGCGCTGATGCTCGTCCCCACGCTCCTGCTCCGCGAGGACGTGCCGCTCCTGCTCTGCTTCGTCGGCGTCTACGCCATCCTCACGCGACGCCCCGGGTACGCCCGCGTCGGCTGGGCGACCATCCTCGCCAGCGTGATCTACTTCATCGTCGTCAAGCGCTTCATCATGCCGTCGCCCGGCGTCTTCATGTCGGGCAAGAACGCGCTCTCCTACGCCTACTATTACGAAGATCTCATTCCCAACAAGAACGGCGTCGGCGGCCTCATCGTCTCCGTGCTCAGCAACCCGTCCTTCGTCCTGAAGCACGTCTTCGCCGAGCCCAAGGTCCGCTACTTCCTCACGCTGTTCCTGCCCCTCACCTTCCTGCCGTTCTTCGCGCGCACCGGCCGCTTCATGCTCGCGTACGGCCTGCTCTTCTGCTTCCTCGCCAGCCGCACCGCCGTCTTCTCTCCGGCCTTCCAGTACTCGAGCGTGATCATGCCCATCGCGTTCGCCCTGGTGCCCATGGCGCTCCGCCAGATCGAAGACTCCCGCGCCCCGGCTGCGCTGGGCCTCGACGCCCGCCGCCTCTCGCGTGCGTGGCTCGGTGCCGCGCTCATGGCGAGCTTGCTCCTCTCCTGGAAGTTCGGCGGCCTCGTCCCCAACGAGGCCTTCCGCGGCGGCTTCGGCCGCGTCGCGCGCTCGCTCACCGACGCCCAGCGCGAGACCCACACCTGGCTCCGCGAGCAGGTCGACAGCCTCCCGAACGGCGCCAGCGTCGGCGTCACCAACCGCACCGGCCCCCACGCCTCGAACCGGAAAGACGTCTACTTCTACCCGGGTCAGGGCACCGTCTACGACTGGCTCCTCATCGACGAGGGCGAGTTCAAGGAAGCGGATCGCACGAAGCACAGCACGCGCGTGCAGCGCGGCGACTACCGCCTCGTCAGCCGCCACAAGAGCACCAAGTTCGCGCTCTACGAGCGCAACAAGGACGCCAAGGCCGAGCCGCCGCCTCCTGCCACCGCGAGCCCCACGAGCGCCGCGACGGCTGCGCCCAGGCCTTCGGTGAAGCTCCCTACGTCACCGAAAGGTGCTGCCGACAAGCCCGAAGAGCCCGCGACCGAAGAAGGACCGGAGGAGCCGCCGGGCGGCGAATGA
- the rfbF gene encoding glucose-1-phosphate cytidylyltransferase, with the protein MKVVLLAGGFGSRLSEHTEARPKPMIEIGAHPILWHIMNIYASHGFNDFVVACGYKGEVIKDYFHSFFIRHSDYIVNLKDGTKEILRTEAPDWRIAVVDTGLHTMTGGRIRRLRSWLGDETFMVTYGDGVGNVDLRALMAFHRAHGKLATVTAVRPPARFGGLVLDGVSVREFSEKPQSGEGWINGGFFVFEPAVLDHIDEDATSLEREPLERLAAKGQLAAYRHEGFWQPMDTLREKRLLETLWESGKAPWKSW; encoded by the coding sequence ATGAAAGTGGTCTTGCTTGCCGGAGGTTTCGGCAGCCGCCTATCGGAGCATACCGAGGCGCGCCCGAAGCCGATGATCGAAATCGGCGCTCATCCGATCCTGTGGCACATCATGAATATCTATGCGAGCCACGGTTTCAACGACTTCGTCGTGGCTTGTGGATACAAGGGCGAAGTCATCAAGGACTACTTTCACTCATTCTTCATCCGGCACTCCGATTACATCGTCAATCTCAAGGACGGGACGAAGGAGATTCTGAGGACCGAGGCGCCGGACTGGCGAATTGCGGTCGTGGACACGGGGCTCCACACGATGACGGGGGGGCGCATCCGGCGGCTCCGGAGCTGGCTCGGCGACGAGACGTTCATGGTGACGTACGGTGACGGGGTCGGGAACGTGGACCTCCGCGCGCTGATGGCGTTCCACCGCGCGCACGGCAAGCTGGCGACGGTGACGGCGGTGAGGCCGCCGGCGCGGTTCGGGGGGCTCGTGCTGGACGGGGTGTCGGTGCGGGAGTTCTCGGAGAAGCCGCAATCGGGAGAGGGCTGGATCAACGGCGGGTTCTTCGTGTTCGAGCCGGCCGTGCTGGATCACATCGACGAGGACGCGACGTCGCTGGAGCGGGAGCCGCTCGAGCGGCTCGCGGCGAAGGGGCAGCTCGCTGCATACCGGCACGAGGGGTTCTGGCAGCCGATGGATACGCTGCGAGAGAAGCGGCTGCTCGAGACGCTGTGGGAGTCCGGCAAGGCTCCGTGGAAGTCCTGGTGA
- a CDS encoding lysylphosphatidylglycerol synthase transmembrane domain-containing protein, with protein sequence MSAEPAPASPAAALDASTPPPAGPDAPPPPPRRSLLKSALRLLGPVILVIVILRIPDRDEMRSALASAALLPILLATLLNAANVYLKVVRWQVLLRTRDIHYPTRRAFSAFLSSVYVGMLTPGRVGDVLRIQYLRHDRGVPYAEGLASIVMDRLCDLYVLAAFVAFGVVRYSPVIVGELAYVTWGGVLLIAIAPLFLLVPGLAEKLFRGLYDRLSRGRAEGGLDRFLAAVRANIGRPLLVTLPLTALAFVVNYVQGWIIGQAMGIDLGMVDATCLLAIASLLGLLPISVSGVGVRELFFSLVFPLLGFSAGAGVSFGLLVFAVIYVVNIVAGFVSWQVAPPPTAPTGEGGDTAHRLA encoded by the coding sequence GTGAGCGCCGAGCCCGCCCCCGCCTCTCCCGCCGCAGCGCTCGACGCCTCCACGCCGCCGCCCGCCGGGCCCGATGCGCCCCCACCGCCGCCTCGACGCAGCCTCCTGAAGAGCGCCCTCCGCCTCCTCGGCCCGGTCATCCTCGTCATCGTCATCCTGCGCATCCCCGACCGCGACGAGATGCGGAGTGCCCTCGCCTCTGCCGCGCTGCTCCCCATCCTCCTCGCCACCCTCCTCAACGCCGCCAACGTCTACCTCAAGGTCGTCCGCTGGCAGGTGCTCCTCCGCACCCGCGACATCCACTACCCCACCCGGCGCGCCTTCTCCGCCTTCCTCTCCTCCGTCTACGTCGGCATGCTGACCCCGGGCCGCGTCGGAGACGTGCTGCGCATCCAGTACCTCCGGCACGATCGAGGCGTCCCCTACGCCGAGGGCCTCGCGTCCATCGTCATGGACCGGCTCTGCGACCTCTACGTGCTCGCCGCCTTCGTCGCCTTCGGCGTCGTCCGCTACAGCCCCGTCATCGTCGGCGAACTCGCCTACGTCACCTGGGGTGGCGTGCTGCTCATCGCCATCGCCCCCCTCTTCCTGCTCGTCCCCGGCCTCGCCGAGAAGCTCTTCCGCGGCCTCTACGACCGCCTCAGCCGCGGTCGCGCCGAAGGAGGCCTCGACCGCTTCCTCGCCGCCGTGCGCGCCAACATCGGCCGCCCCCTCCTCGTCACCCTCCCGCTCACCGCCCTCGCCTTCGTCGTCAACTACGTGCAGGGCTGGATCATCGGCCAGGCCATGGGCATCGACCTCGGCATGGTCGACGCCACCTGCCTCCTGGCCATCGCCAGCTTGCTCGGCCTCCTGCCCATCTCGGTCTCCGGCGTCGGCGTGCGCGAGCTCTTCTTCTCGCTGGTGTTCCCGCTGCTCGGCTTCTCGGCGGGCGCCGGCGTCAGCTTCGGCCTCCTCGTCTTCGCCGTCATCTACGTGGTCAACATCGTCGCCGGCTTCGTGAGCTGGCAGGTCGCGCCTCCCCCCACCGCCCCCACGGGTGAAGGCGGGGACACAGCCCACCGCCTCGCTTGA
- a CDS encoding lysylphosphatidylglycerol synthase transmembrane domain-containing protein, protein MAAADGATNSPERGWLYRHRIALTASVVVALGFAWLMHVGALPVVPPPDAFEGINPWLVVLQAVLYLLALYVRAHRWAWLLEPIHPVPLRRVLTVSFIGYGALLLLPFRTGEVVRPALIRREGKLSGWAAMGTVAAERIIDGLVLSVILLVALQLAEPLSPLPDHIGDLAVPVAVIPVAAYGALAVFAAAFAAIGLFYWRRAWARHLVDATLGRLSPRLATRIAEILERLADGLGFLPRASVTARFLAATVLYYLLIAASIQLLVASVGLHPTDFARATAIMGVLHLGVLLPNAPGYFGAFQVSVYAGLAMYHPPAEVAGPGAAVVFLLYATQIGLTLLTAAAALLIEHLSPRDALAIPDGAAPPPT, encoded by the coding sequence ATGGCAGCCGCGGACGGCGCGACGAACTCCCCCGAACGCGGCTGGCTCTACCGCCACCGCATCGCCCTGACCGCCTCGGTCGTGGTCGCGCTCGGCTTTGCGTGGCTCATGCATGTGGGCGCGCTCCCGGTCGTCCCGCCCCCCGACGCCTTCGAGGGCATCAACCCCTGGCTCGTCGTGCTCCAGGCGGTGCTCTACCTCCTCGCGCTCTACGTACGCGCGCATCGCTGGGCGTGGCTCCTCGAGCCCATCCATCCCGTCCCGCTCCGTCGCGTGCTCACCGTCTCCTTCATCGGGTACGGCGCGCTCCTGCTCCTGCCCTTCCGCACGGGCGAAGTGGTCCGCCCCGCCCTCATCCGCCGCGAAGGAAAGCTCTCCGGCTGGGCGGCCATGGGCACCGTCGCCGCCGAACGGATCATCGACGGCCTCGTCCTCAGCGTGATCCTCCTCGTCGCGCTCCAGCTCGCAGAGCCTCTCTCTCCCCTCCCCGATCACATCGGCGACCTCGCCGTTCCCGTCGCGGTGATCCCGGTCGCCGCGTACGGCGCGCTCGCCGTCTTCGCCGCCGCCTTCGCCGCCATCGGGCTGTTCTACTGGCGTCGCGCCTGGGCCCGCCACCTCGTCGACGCCACCCTCGGCCGCCTCTCCCCTCGCCTCGCCACGCGCATCGCGGAGATCCTCGAACGCCTGGCCGACGGCCTCGGCTTCCTGCCCAGGGCCAGCGTCACCGCGCGGTTCCTCGCCGCCACCGTGCTCTATTACCTGCTCATCGCCGCGTCGATTCAGCTCCTCGTCGCGAGCGTCGGCCTCCACCCCACCGACTTCGCGCGCGCCACCGCGATCATGGGCGTACTGCACCTCGGCGTGCTCTTGCCCAACGCCCCCGGCTACTTCGGCGCCTTCCAGGTCTCCGTCTACGCCGGCCTCGCCATGTACCATCCCCCCGCCGAGGTCGCCGGCCCTGGTGCCGCCGTGGTCTTCCTGCTCTACGCCACCCAGATCGGCCTCACCCTGCTCACGGCCGCCGCAGCCCTCCTCATCGAGCACCTCTCTCCCCGCGACGCGCTCGCGATCCCGGACGGCGCGGCGCCGCCGCCCACCTAG